One Elusimicrobiota bacterium DNA window includes the following coding sequences:
- a CDS encoding PorV/PorQ family protein: MKRIVFHILAPSGIWAVVKRIERLGLSTGLFVSVGALEKFSFSLLFLAAALSFQPSALLAQGGGQPGQFMSYGAGARGLGMGGAFFAVADDASASYWNPAGLTLLERSEFTAMQATMFSDTTLSFFTYAHPTSTRGTWAVSMTQIKSLGFEKISITANPGGDEIIDIKSLGSFDNMERAMAFSWGRDVSDKLSFGIMAKNITRSLDTSKDSFNAIDIAMMQKFSPTYRMAIGVQNVFSMASGDTEDKLPLTLKLGQALSLFKGSLLFGLDFIKPQSSAMNWRFGGEYWLMYWAALRFGVMGAPGIQEADFGVGIKYKSLGFDISQGIHALGTTTRFSVTMRMGQSNKTKHDSDVRTIVRQAMQYFKAGYFTRAIEKLKNAIDSDPGNMEIKRMLIRLSAAVDYVPDATGVEEVPTLARRGIIAYVDGKDLHNAVNILRHAFNKDSKNDHLLSLLNMVEKEAGVTELSRKPEGPEIFTYIDQRTYDARQAIYDGKYDLSMKRAQDILELEPNNETALEIMGSSFYLMNQKDKAKVMWEKVLDINPDNKIVKEFLQQIK, encoded by the coding sequence ATGAAACGCATAGTATTTCATATACTTGCCCCGTCTGGAATATGGGCCGTTGTAAAGCGCATTGAGCGCTTGGGCCTTTCCACGGGGCTTTTTGTTTCCGTCGGCGCCCTGGAAAAATTCTCTTTCTCCCTGCTCTTTCTTGCCGCAGCCTTAAGCTTTCAGCCTTCAGCTTTGCTGGCCCAGGGCGGCGGACAGCCCGGCCAGTTCATGTCTTACGGCGCCGGCGCGCGCGGGCTTGGCATGGGCGGGGCGTTCTTCGCCGTGGCCGACGACGCCTCGGCCTCTTACTGGAATCCGGCGGGGCTTACGCTTCTTGAGCGCAGTGAATTCACCGCCATGCAGGCGACCATGTTCTCCGATACCACGCTTTCTTTCTTTACCTACGCCCATCCCACCTCCACCAGGGGCACCTGGGCCGTGAGCATGACGCAGATTAAATCCCTGGGTTTTGAAAAAATTTCCATAACGGCAAATCCCGGCGGCGACGAAATAATAGACATAAAGAGCCTCGGCTCTTTTGACAACATGGAGCGCGCCATGGCTTTCTCGTGGGGCCGCGATGTGTCCGACAAGCTTTCCTTCGGCATCATGGCGAAAAATATCACCCGTTCCCTTGACACTTCAAAAGACTCTTTTAACGCAATAGACATCGCCATGATGCAGAAATTTTCCCCAACCTACAGGATGGCGATAGGTGTGCAGAATGTGTTCTCAATGGCATCCGGCGACACCGAAGACAAACTGCCTCTTACCCTGAAATTAGGCCAGGCGCTCAGCCTTTTTAAAGGCAGCCTGCTGTTCGGCCTTGATTTTATCAAACCGCAGAGCTCCGCAATGAACTGGCGTTTCGGAGGCGAGTACTGGCTTATGTACTGGGCGGCTTTGCGTTTCGGCGTAATGGGCGCGCCCGGCATTCAGGAAGCCGATTTCGGAGTAGGCATAAAGTACAAGAGCCTGGGCTTTGACATATCGCAGGGCATTCATGCGCTCGGCACCACCACAAGGTTCTCGGTTACCATGCGCATGGGCCAGTCCAATAAAACCAAGCACGACAGCGATGTGCGCACGATAGTGCGCCAGGCTATGCAATACTTCAAGGCCGGTTATTTCACAAGGGCCATAGAGAAGCTTAAGAACGCCATAGACTCCGATCCCGGCAACATGGAAATAAAACGCATGCTTATACGCTTGAGCGCCGCCGTGGACTATGTGCCCGACGCCACCGGCGTCGAAGAAGTGCCCACGCTCGCCCGGCGCGGCATTATCGCTTATGTGGACGGCAAGGATCTGCACAATGCGGTCAATATTCTGCGCCACGCTTTCAACAAAGACTCCAAAAACGACCACCTGCTCTCGCTCCTGAATATGGTGGAGAAAGAAGCCGGCGTCACCGAACTTTCCCGTAAGCCCGAGGGGCCGGAAATATTCACCTACATAGACCAGCGCACCTACGACGCCCGCCAGGCCATTTATGACGGGAAGTACGACCTGTCCATGAAACGCGCCCAGGATATACTTGAACTTGAGCCGAATAATGAAACCGCTCTTGAAATAATGGGCAGTTCTTTCTATCTGATGAATCAGAAAGATAAAGCCAAGGTGATGTGGGAAAAAGTGTTGGACATCAATCCTGATAATAAGATAGTGAAAGAATTCCTACAGCAGATAAAATAA
- a CDS encoding flagellar FlbD family protein — MIKLKKLNGFEIVVNAELIESVEATPDTVINLATGNRFIVRDSVDEVVARVVEYKKKVYSERKVINPIEGFEKK, encoded by the coding sequence ATGATCAAGCTTAAAAAACTTAACGGTTTTGAAATTGTGGTGAACGCCGAGCTTATTGAGAGCGTCGAGGCCACCCCCGATACCGTGATAAATCTTGCCACCGGCAACAGGTTCATTGTCAGGGATTCCGTGGATGAGGTGGTGGCCAGGGTGGTGGAATATAAAAAGAAGGTCTATAGTGAGCGGAAAGTGATAAATCCCATAGAGGGATTTGAAAAGAAGTAA
- a CDS encoding MotA/TolQ/ExbB proton channel family protein, producing MDIATISGIIVFLGFILGAVYKQEGLAGFKPFMNLEAFLVVMGGTFCAILVNYPLSAVIGVGRVLRQVLTSKGEDTSRLVSTFVTLSQKAKKEGFLALEGDVKALDNDFLKRGVQLVIDGADHEFIKNMLETELDFIRERHKVGREIFNALGTYAPAFGIIGTVLGMILLLANIDDVTQVPRRMALALSSAFFGLGAGYWLFLPMAGKLKHRSEEELFVKEIIITGVLLLQSGSTPSVVEANLKAYLDPSKRAAVKKEAKP from the coding sequence ATGGATATAGCCACAATAAGCGGAATAATAGTTTTTCTCGGTTTCATTTTAGGCGCCGTGTATAAACAGGAAGGCTTAGCCGGCTTCAAACCGTTCATGAACCTGGAGGCTTTCCTTGTTGTCATGGGCGGAACTTTTTGCGCCATTTTGGTGAATTATCCGCTTTCCGCTGTTATAGGTGTGGGCAGGGTGCTTAGGCAGGTGCTGACTTCCAAGGGCGAGGATACCTCGCGGCTGGTTTCCACCTTCGTCACGCTTTCCCAGAAAGCCAAAAAGGAGGGGTTCCTGGCGCTTGAAGGGGATGTGAAAGCCCTGGACAATGATTTTTTAAAAAGGGGAGTGCAGCTTGTTATAGACGGGGCGGATCATGAATTTATAAAGAATATGCTGGAAACCGAGCTGGATTTTATAAGGGAACGCCATAAAGTGGGACGGGAAATTTTCAACGCCCTTGGCACTTACGCCCCGGCTTTCGGCATCATAGGCACGGTGTTGGGTATGATACTGCTGCTTGCCAACATAGACGATGTAACCCAGGTCCCGCGGCGCATGGCGCTGGCGCTTTCGTCCGCTTTCTTCGGCCTTGGGGCCGGTTACTGGCTTTTTCTGCCCATGGCCGGAAAACTCAAACACCGCTCCGAGGAAGAGCTTTTCGTCAAAGAAATAATCATAACCGGCGTGCTCCTTTTACAGAGCGGCTCCACGCCCAGCGTGGTGGAAGCGAACCTGAAGGCTTATCTTGACCCTTCAAAACGCGCCGCTGTGAAAAAGGAAGCTAAGCCGTAG
- a CDS encoding flagellar motor protein MotB produces the protein MSLKVRGMIPEDDIRVALIGHPAPPWLVNYADLMTEMVCFFVILYALSAALNKEMQKAQKDITEMMKNGNIQGQVKMDKEGMRITLEEQGQFAFFESGRSEITDNMRSKLDKIAPVLKTLAAKHDIIVEGHTDNIPIGANGAKQFATNWELSTARATSVVRYLLSSDFPPKRMAAIGYGEFHPIAANDTEENRRKNRRVVFLVKTGPYIDASPETPGIKPAVPASTVLTPEQAPSGEANEQAPPGAAPQ, from the coding sequence ATGTCGTTAAAAGTCAGGGGAATGATCCCGGAAGATGACATCCGTGTGGCGCTAATAGGCCATCCCGCGCCGCCCTGGCTGGTAAATTACGCCGACCTGATGACTGAGATGGTGTGCTTTTTCGTCATTCTTTACGCCCTGTCCGCAGCCCTTAACAAGGAAATGCAAAAAGCCCAGAAGGATATAACGGAAATGATGAAGAATGGCAATATACAGGGCCAGGTTAAAATGGATAAAGAGGGAATGCGCATTACCCTTGAAGAGCAGGGTCAGTTCGCTTTTTTTGAAAGCGGCCGGAGCGAAATAACCGACAACATGCGCTCAAAGCTGGACAAAATAGCCCCTGTGCTTAAAACCCTCGCCGCCAAGCACGATATAATAGTGGAGGGCCATACCGATAACATCCCTATCGGCGCCAACGGCGCCAAACAATTCGCCACAAACTGGGAGCTTTCCACCGCCAGAGCCACCAGCGTGGTGAGATATCTTCTCAGTTCGGATTTTCCGCCCAAAAGGATGGCCGCCATAGGTTACGGGGAGTTTCATCCCATTGCCGCAAACGATACTGAGGAAAACCGCCGCAAGAACCGCCGGGTGGTGTTTTTAGTGAAAACCGGCCCGTACATTGACGCGTCGCCGGAAACTCCCGGGATAAAGCCCGCGGTTCCGGCGTCAACGGTGCTCACTCCCGAACAAGCGCCGTCCGGCGAGGCCAATGAGCAAGCCCCGCCGGGTGCAGCCCCCCAGTAA
- the mnmA gene encoding tRNA 2-thiouridine(34) synthase MnmA, with product MKVAVAMSGGVDSSVAAALLKQQGFEVIGLTLRLFHETGRGGIACCGGEASVLRARGAAHAIGIRHYFKNARELFSKKVIDNFVSVYLAGGTPNPCVECNRHLKFSYLFDLARDLGAGALATGHYARIENAGGGPALLRGLDPLKDQSYFLYCLKKERLGRILFPLGAMAKTEVRALAAKLALPTAASAESKDICFVTEGNYDAWLKKTAGIKPRKGSVLDQSGKVTGSHLGFFNFTVGQRKGLGVYGAERLYVTEIRPGSNEVVVGPLKLAHKSVFTIASANWLAEAPHPGARLWAQIRYRHKPAACRFKKEDNAGLKFIFEEPQFAVAKGQSAVFYDGDRVLGGGIIAGSE from the coding sequence ATGAAAGTTGCCGTCGCTATGTCCGGGGGGGTTGATTCCTCGGTGGCGGCGGCTTTGCTTAAACAACAGGGTTTTGAGGTTATAGGCCTTACACTTCGCCTTTTTCACGAGACCGGCCGCGGCGGGATTGCCTGCTGCGGCGGAGAGGCGTCCGTCCTAAGGGCGCGCGGTGCCGCGCACGCTATAGGCATAAGGCATTATTTTAAAAACGCCCGGGAACTGTTCTCTAAAAAAGTTATAGACAATTTTGTGAGCGTCTACCTTGCGGGCGGTACGCCGAACCCCTGCGTGGAGTGCAACCGCCATCTTAAGTTTTCGTATCTTTTTGACCTCGCGCGGGACCTCGGGGCCGGGGCGCTCGCAACCGGGCATTACGCCCGTATTGAAAATGCCGGGGGGGGGCCGGCGTTGCTGCGGGGTCTTGACCCGCTTAAAGACCAAAGCTATTTTCTCTATTGTCTTAAGAAAGAGCGGTTGGGGCGAATACTCTTTCCGCTTGGAGCCATGGCTAAAACCGAAGTGCGCGCGCTGGCCGCCAAACTGGCGCTTCCCACTGCGGCTTCGGCGGAGAGCAAGGATATTTGTTTCGTCACGGAAGGAAATTATGACGCCTGGCTTAAGAAAACAGCGGGAATAAAACCGCGTAAAGGCTCCGTGCTTGACCAAAGCGGAAAAGTGACGGGTTCTCATCTGGGTTTTTTTAATTTCACCGTCGGCCAGCGGAAAGGCCTTGGCGTTTACGGGGCCGAGCGCCTTTACGTGACGGAAATAAGGCCGGGTTCAAATGAGGTGGTTGTGGGGCCGCTTAAACTGGCGCATAAATCCGTCTTCACAATCGCCTCGGCAAACTGGCTGGCCGAAGCGCCGCATCCGGGCGCCCGCCTTTGGGCTCAAATCCGCTACCGCCACAAACCAGCCGCCTGCAGATTTAAAAAAGAAGATAACGCGGGGCTGAAATTTATTTTTGAGGAGCCGCAGTTCGCCGTTGCAAAGGGTCAGTCCGCCGTGTTTTACGACGGAGACAGGGTTCTGGGCGGGGGGATAATAGCGGGGAGCGAATAG
- a CDS encoding D-alanine--D-alanine ligase yields MKRKIIAVIFGGRSPEHEVSIESAKTVCAELLKGGFLPKPVYITKRGDWRLANYQVLKRGGKPAGEFIEPSFKEGCFKTESGAKLKPAAVFPIIHGATGEDGKLQGLLELLGMAYVGCGVMASALGMDKIISKKLAADAGAPVLPHIIVRASDKNRIGPKLKKAAGLGFPLFVKPVTLGSSVGIRKVKKAAALKAAVNFAFRYDTAVMIEKGVDYAREIVCGVLGEGAGARASVCGEVRPVGGHEFYDYESKYLDENGMEFNLPAALSKKTAGKLRGLSTAVFAALGCHGMARIDFLMDPKNEKKFYFCEINTVPGFTSHSLYPRLWASTGLAPAETVKKLVELAIKRQAQQSRLSTDRNTGAQAHKSTSKRI; encoded by the coding sequence ATGAAGAGAAAAATTATCGCTGTGATTTTCGGCGGCAGGTCGCCGGAGCATGAAGTTTCCATAGAGTCCGCAAAGACTGTCTGCGCCGAGCTTTTAAAAGGCGGATTCCTGCCGAAACCTGTTTATATCACAAAGCGGGGCGATTGGCGCCTGGCAAATTACCAGGTCCTTAAGCGGGGAGGAAAACCCGCCGGCGAATTTATTGAGCCTTCTTTTAAGGAGGGTTGTTTTAAAACGGAGAGCGGCGCAAAATTGAAGCCCGCGGCTGTGTTCCCGATAATCCACGGCGCTACGGGCGAAGATGGCAAGTTGCAGGGCTTGCTTGAGCTTCTGGGTATGGCATATGTCGGCTGCGGGGTCATGGCCTCGGCGCTCGGTATGGATAAGATTATTTCAAAAAAACTCGCCGCAGACGCCGGGGCGCCGGTCCTTCCTCATATAATTGTCCGCGCTTCGGATAAAAACCGTATCGGGCCGAAACTCAAAAAAGCCGCGGGACTCGGGTTTCCTCTTTTTGTCAAGCCGGTGACTTTGGGCTCTTCGGTGGGCATACGCAAAGTGAAAAAAGCGGCCGCGCTTAAGGCCGCCGTAAACTTCGCTTTCCGTTATGACACGGCCGTGATGATAGAAAAAGGGGTGGATTACGCCAGGGAGATAGTTTGCGGAGTGCTTGGGGAGGGCGCCGGCGCGCGTGCAAGCGTGTGCGGGGAGGTTCGTCCTGTCGGAGGCCATGAATTTTATGATTATGAGTCAAAATACCTGGATGAAAACGGCATGGAGTTTAATCTGCCGGCCGCGCTTTCAAAGAAGACGGCCGGCAAGCTGAGGGGGCTTTCAACGGCGGTATTCGCGGCGCTGGGCTGCCATGGGATGGCCAGGATCGATTTTCTAATGGACCCGAAAAATGAAAAAAAATTTTATTTTTGTGAGATAAACACCGTTCCGGGTTTCACCTCGCACAGCCTTTATCCGAGGCTCTGGGCCTCCACGGGTCTTGCGCCGGCGGAAACGGTTAAAAAACTGGTTGAGCTGGCCATTAAAAGGCAGGCACAGCAGTCACGACTGAGCACCGACAGGAACACAGGCGCACAGGCGCACAAGAGCACAAGCAAAAGGATCTGA
- a CDS encoding 4-hydroxythreonine-4-phosphate dehydrogenase PdxA has protein sequence MKVYLRLATNHGITLKPKLLITAGDPLGIGPEIAVKAARSASLRAAAELFIAGDSSALVGAGWSPELCPMLAVDAPGLDLSKKRPTAAAGLASYKAVLAAWKLLKTGAFDALVTAPICKAAWKMAGARQFAHTDLFRALENEEPLMIFSRGAINAALVTEHLPLKDLPKKITPLLIEQKALLFAGALKRLGIKRPRVAVCALNPHAGDGGLLGREEITVILPALRKLKARGLGVLGPYGSDTAWEKHLNGEADGVLCLYHDQALVPLKICGLIPPPAYLPKANLQFEAGGGIKKAAVHWTWGLSFIRTSPAHGTAFDIAGKGLADAQGMIGAALFAVKLATHSRG, from the coding sequence ATGAAAGTTTACTTGAGACTTGCGACTAATCACGGCATTACTTTGAAACCCAAACTTCTTATTACCGCGGGCGATCCTTTGGGCATCGGCCCTGAGATCGCCGTTAAAGCGGCGCGTTCAGCCTCCCTCAGAGCGGCGGCGGAGCTTTTTATTGCGGGAGACTCGTCCGCCTTAGTCGGAGCGGGCTGGAGTCCGGAACTTTGCCCGATGCTTGCCGTGGACGCTCCGGGTCTTGACCTCTCAAAAAAGCGCCCGACAGCTGCGGCGGGTCTGGCTTCATATAAAGCGGTGCTCGCGGCATGGAAACTGTTAAAAACCGGCGCCTTTGACGCTTTAGTCACGGCGCCGATATGTAAAGCTGCGTGGAAAATGGCGGGTGCGCGGCAGTTCGCACATACAGATCTTTTCAGAGCCCTTGAAAATGAAGAACCGCTGATGATCTTCTCCCGCGGAGCGATAAACGCCGCCCTTGTAACCGAACATCTGCCGCTCAAAGATCTGCCAAAAAAGATAACACCCCTCCTCATTGAACAGAAGGCCCTGTTATTTGCCGGCGCTTTGAAGCGCCTGGGAATTAAAAGGCCGCGCGTGGCCGTTTGCGCGCTGAACCCGCACGCCGGAGACGGCGGTTTGCTGGGGCGTGAGGAAATAACGGTAATACTGCCTGCTTTGAGAAAGCTAAAAGCCCGGGGACTCGGAGTCCTCGGCCCTTATGGCTCCGACACGGCCTGGGAAAAGCATTTAAACGGAGAGGCCGACGGCGTGCTTTGTCTTTACCATGACCAGGCGCTCGTCCCGCTAAAGATCTGCGGACTTATCCCACCACCTGCTTATTTGCCGAAGGCAAATCTTCAATTTGAAGCAGGTGGTGGGATTAAGAAAGCGGCCGTGCACTGGACCTGGGGGCTGTCATTCATCCGCACCTCGCCCGCACACGGCACCGCCTTTGACATAGCCGGAAAAGGCCTGGCCGATGCGCAGGGCATGATCGGGGCCGCGCTTTTCGCCGTAAAACTGGCAACACACAGCAGAGGATAG
- a CDS encoding peptidylprolyl isomerase, translating into MKIINSAAAALAAAAMAAPALAKELDGLAAKVNNEPVLMSEYNKTKDALIEQYRAMMPDFFFQKDADAQIDKATLDKLIDEAILRQKAENLKIKVYPRELENGLNEIKTRFSKDEAGTPLSQENADSAFRDELKKEGITLEEFSARIKKQLMVRKLVDDVVRPKVKMPSEGDVKKYFDNINFVLKDDTASLKGMDEDALQDLKAVSQRFRELTAERVRLRHILIKLEAAPTLAEKTAALTRAEEIKKELDGGLDFEDAAQKYSQDPESAKKGGDLGYALKGLLPKELESKAFTMNVGEISSPVASKFGYHILRLDEKRAQQKLNYDIVKDDLGQIIAQGNFAKAMVDYLKDLRKDAKIEIFLENKKPQAAN; encoded by the coding sequence ATGAAAATTATAAATAGTGCGGCTGCCGCGCTTGCCGCGGCGGCAATGGCGGCTCCGGCGCTGGCGAAGGAGCTTGACGGGCTGGCCGCCAAGGTTAACAACGAACCTGTTCTGATGTCCGAATACAACAAGACCAAAGACGCTTTGATAGAACAGTACCGCGCCATGATGCCTGATTTTTTCTTCCAGAAAGACGCGGACGCCCAGATAGACAAAGCGACCCTGGATAAGCTGATAGACGAGGCTATTCTCAGGCAAAAAGCCGAAAACCTGAAAATAAAGGTCTATCCCCGTGAGCTGGAAAACGGCTTAAATGAAATAAAAACCCGTTTTTCAAAAGATGAGGCGGGCACGCCCTTGAGCCAGGAAAACGCCGATTCGGCGTTCCGCGACGAACTGAAAAAAGAGGGGATCACGCTTGAGGAATTCAGCGCGCGCATAAAAAAACAGCTCATGGTGCGCAAGCTGGTGGATGATGTCGTAAGGCCGAAGGTGAAAATGCCTTCGGAAGGCGATGTAAAGAAGTACTTCGATAATATAAACTTCGTTCTGAAAGATGACACCGCTTCCCTGAAAGGTATGGATGAAGACGCCCTGCAGGACCTGAAAGCCGTTTCCCAGCGCTTCAGGGAGTTAACGGCCGAGCGCGTGCGCCTGCGCCACATACTTATAAAGTTGGAGGCGGCTCCGACGCTTGCCGAAAAGACGGCAGCTCTTACAAGGGCGGAGGAAATAAAAAAAGAGCTGGACGGCGGGCTTGATTTTGAGGACGCCGCCCAGAAATATTCCCAGGACCCCGAGAGCGCTAAAAAAGGAGGGGATTTGGGCTACGCCCTTAAGGGCCTTCTGCCCAAGGAACTGGAAAGCAAGGCCTTCACGATGAATGTCGGAGAAATTTCAAGCCCGGTGGCGAGCAAGTTCGGCTACCACATCCTCCGGCTTGACGAGAAACGGGCCCAGCAGAAGCTGAATTACGATATAGTAAAAGACGACCTCGGCCAGATAATAGCCCAGGGCAATTTCGCCAAGGCTATGGTTGACTACCTGAAAGACCTGCGCAAGGACGCTAAAATAGAAATTTTCCTGGAAAACAAAAAGCCGCAGGCGGCGAACTAG
- a CDS encoding peptidylprolyl isomerase — translation MKTILLFIFSTLFLASCSKQGDKVVARVGSEKLTESYVNEKLMEISPNAQQYLATKPGRKQFLDILIHEKLLELAARKSPVADSAEYKARVKQMELEMRAKLGEYKDFTLTKMWVESLRSDKLKVTDDEAEAYYQKYPYKIVVDHIILDNSEEAEKTMKRLKAGADFTRTAKEYSMDKENIRLPPVMYGEFIPELEDMAFTMRVGEVQGVVKTSLGYHILKKISQDKAGGSEAKERIKRILEKKKFDAYLNEFQSKIKVEVLDENYK, via the coding sequence ATGAAAACCATCCTATTGTTTATCTTTTCAACGCTGTTTCTGGCCTCCTGCTCAAAGCAGGGAGACAAGGTTGTAGCAAGGGTAGGCTCCGAAAAGCTTACCGAAAGCTATGTTAATGAGAAGCTTATGGAAATAAGCCCGAACGCTCAGCAGTATCTGGCCACTAAACCCGGCCGCAAGCAGTTTCTGGACATACTCATACATGAAAAGCTGCTCGAGCTGGCCGCAAGGAAATCCCCCGTCGCCGATTCAGCCGAATACAAAGCTCGCGTGAAACAAATGGAACTGGAGATGCGGGCGAAACTCGGCGAATACAAAGACTTTACCCTCACTAAGATGTGGGTTGAAAGCCTGCGTTCCGACAAACTTAAGGTTACCGATGACGAGGCTGAAGCGTACTATCAAAAATACCCCTATAAAATAGTGGTGGACCACATTATCCTTGACAATTCGGAAGAAGCCGAAAAAACCATGAAGAGACTGAAAGCCGGAGCCGATTTCACCAGGACAGCCAAGGAATACTCCATGGACAAGGAAAACATCCGTCTGCCGCCGGTGATGTACGGGGAATTTATACCGGAATTGGAGGATATGGCTTTCACAATGCGCGTAGGTGAAGTGCAGGGCGTGGTTAAAACCAGCCTGGGTTACCACATTCTTAAAAAGATCTCACAGGATAAAGCAGGCGGCAGCGAGGCAAAAGAGCGTATAAAGCGGATCCTGGAGAAAAAGAAATTTGACGCCTACCTGAACGAATTCCAATCCAAAATTAAAGTGGAGGTTTTAGATGAAAATTATAAATAG
- a CDS encoding PBP1A family penicillin-binding protein, with translation MKFLSRLFDYLDGLSARALALRALYIVGVCSAVVIIAASLMMRKIVSDIPSIDKLDEYTPSLATYVYDVNNQIIAEFSVEKRAILPLSKIPVDMQNAVIAMEDQNFFRHWGISPRGILRALLRNILHRRSAQGGSTLTQQLSRGIFLKPEKTVTRKVKEIFLALQIERNFSKPEILQMYLNQIYFGNGVYGVQSAAKLYFGKDVGEMTLAECALLAGVIPSPERYSPFNSPEKANQRRQLVLQRMLAEKFVTSKEVEEALKAPIPQSRSTLFSSHAAYFVENVRQQLEPKYGIDQLWKGGLKIYTTLDLSMQIPAEDVMEKYLSKYDQDSSKQNPPDPAAAAAPAVSSVSLQGAFVILDVKTGAIRAMVGGRNFRDSKFNRVTQAARQAGSTFKPMVWMAALQNGYTPSTIIQDSPMAYYYDGKDWRLLEGATDQYSINMAIQPFAGNKDFKIWVPNDFDDKFLGRVTLRRALELSRNLASIYLVTRIGPTQVVDVAHRAGVKRNLDAVPSIGLGTSLVSPLEMASAFSTFANGGIHTEPFSVLKVVDNQGKILQEYVPEETESFSPQLSYVLVNMMKGVVQRGTGSYASRLKRPLAGKTGTSQESKDMWFVGMTPDLAAAAWMGYDDFISLPMKDWTGGGTVVPWWTEVMETVLKDQPVRDFPVPEGITFATIDPETGKLALPTCKKRLLEAFIKDTEPQEFCDAAH, from the coding sequence GTGAAATTTTTGTCCCGCCTTTTCGATTATCTTGACGGCCTTTCGGCGCGCGCGTTGGCGCTTAGAGCGCTGTATATCGTGGGCGTCTGCTCGGCTGTCGTTATTATCGCGGCCTCGCTGATGATGCGCAAGATCGTTTCCGATATCCCATCCATAGACAAGCTGGACGAATACACTCCGTCGCTCGCCACCTATGTTTATGATGTCAATAACCAGATCATAGCCGAGTTCTCGGTGGAAAAGCGGGCCATCCTTCCGCTTTCAAAGATCCCCGTGGATATGCAGAACGCGGTCATAGCCATGGAAGACCAGAATTTCTTCCGTCATTGGGGTATATCCCCGCGCGGTATTTTACGCGCCCTGCTGCGCAATATTCTGCATCGCCGCAGCGCCCAGGGCGGCTCCACCCTCACCCAGCAGCTTTCCCGCGGCATCTTCCTCAAGCCGGAAAAGACCGTTACCAGGAAGGTAAAGGAGATCTTCCTGGCGCTGCAGATAGAGCGCAATTTCTCAAAGCCTGAAATACTGCAAATGTATTTAAACCAGATTTATTTCGGCAACGGCGTTTATGGCGTGCAGTCGGCCGCCAAACTTTATTTCGGCAAGGATGTCGGGGAAATGACCCTTGCGGAATGCGCGCTGCTTGCCGGCGTCATACCTTCTCCTGAGCGCTACTCCCCTTTTAACAGCCCGGAAAAGGCGAACCAGCGGCGCCAGCTGGTGCTTCAGCGTATGCTTGCCGAGAAATTTGTAACTTCAAAGGAAGTGGAGGAGGCGCTTAAGGCCCCCATTCCTCAGTCCAGGTCCACTCTGTTTTCAAGCCACGCCGCCTATTTCGTTGAGAACGTCCGCCAGCAGCTTGAGCCTAAGTACGGCATAGACCAGCTTTGGAAGGGCGGCCTTAAAATTTACACCACGCTGGATCTGTCCATGCAGATTCCTGCCGAAGATGTGATGGAAAAATATCTTTCCAAATACGATCAGGACTCATCTAAACAGAACCCCCCCGATCCGGCTGCCGCCGCCGCCCCCGCGGTTTCCTCAGTCAGCCTGCAGGGAGCTTTTGTCATATTGGATGTCAAAACAGGGGCCATAAGGGCCATGGTCGGCGGCAGGAATTTCCGCGACAGCAAGTTTAACCGCGTTACGCAGGCGGCCAGGCAGGCGGGTTCCACTTTCAAGCCGATGGTATGGATGGCCGCGCTTCAAAACGGCTACACCCCGTCGACCATAATCCAGGATTCTCCGATGGCCTATTATTACGACGGCAAGGATTGGCGTTTGCTCGAGGGGGCGACGGACCAGTACTCCATAAACATGGCTATCCAGCCTTTTGCCGGCAATAAAGATTTTAAAATCTGGGTGCCCAACGATTTCGACGATAAATTCCTGGGCAGGGTAACGCTTCGCCGCGCGCTTGAACTTTCAAGGAACCTGGCTTCCATATACCTGGTTACGCGCATCGGGCCCACACAGGTGGTGGATGTCGCTCACCGCGCCGGCGTAAAGCGCAATTTGGACGCCGTGCCTTCCATAGGCCTTGGCACCTCGCTCGTCAGCCCGCTTGAAATGGCCAGCGCCTTTTCCACTTTCGCCAACGGCGGCATTCACACCGAGCCTTTTTCCGTGCTTAAGGTGGTTGATAACCAGGGCAAAATTCTGCAGGAGTATGTGCCAGAAGAAACAGAAAGCTTTTCGCCCCAGCTTTCGTATGTGCTGGTAAACATGATGAAAGGCGTGGTGCAGCGCGGCACCGGCTCCTACGCCAGCCGCCTCAAGCGGCCCCTTGCCGGCAAGACCGGCACCAGCCAGGAGTCAAAGGATATGTGGTTTGTAGGAATGACGCCTGATCTGGCGGCTGCCGCCTGGATGGGTTACGACGACTTTATATCACTGCCCATGAAAGACTGGACCGGCGGCGGAACTGTGGTGCCATGGTGGACCGAAGTAATGGAAACCGTGCTTAAAGACCAGCCTGTGAGAGATTTTCCGGTGCCTGAAGGCATAACTTTTGCCACCATTGACCCGGAAACCGGTAAACTCGCTCTTCCAACCTGCAAGAAAAGGCTTCTGGAAGCCTTCATCAAAGACACCGAACCACAGGAATTCTGCGATGCGGCGCACTAA